In one window of Enterobacteriaceae endosymbiont of Plateumaris pusilla DNA:
- the recB gene encoding exodeoxyribonuclease V subunit beta: MIKKIIQIKEFNPFTDDLNQEYLIEASAGTGKTFTIIIIYLRFLLGLYKKNRINIPLSVEEILVVTFTDVSTKDLCKRIKNSIIILRTACIKGNSPYSIINKFLKKIKNLHEANLILLKAELNFHNATILTIHSFCQKILNLKNYEINGFIDNKKLINNEFYLQNNASINFWRKYLYPLPKNIAQIVLQYWKTPNDLINKLLPFLLKDKLPKLKYYINNISLIKQFYKNIQYIKILKKDWITYSNDIINVIIKSDINKHIYNNRSIKLWIEYINKWVSNNTEDNFIPEQLKRFSQNILISKTTNGKSFPKHILFKKIEIFLNKIINLKILIIIKAIKYIKFLVQKNKEKNEQISFNDLLSILNKSLNDDTSKNLAQDIRKLYPVALIDEFQDTDIQQYDIFKKIYINQSNCTLILIGDPKQAIYSFRGADIFTYIKASLEIKNRYTLKNNWRSSKTMVNSVNKIFSNRTYPFFFKNILFNPASYVKQKLNYNFIINNIIQPGITFWFLPKETNLNLYKQKISYQCAYEICQWLILGQQKKIFFRKNENNINIINISDIAVLVRNKYEANIIQKEFIKFNIPSIYLSNSNSVFETIEAKELVLLLQSILEPHKVKRLKNILASNLFNINLSNFDYKKEKYFLEKIINQFIKYKNLWDKYGILLMLENIFLKKNILFKKNIINSNHKKKIQNILHIAELIEIEFIKIKSKKQIIIWLLKQITFPNNRSVDQQIRLENNSNQIKIITIHKAKGLQFPLVWIPFIASNFLDLINDEGIIYHDRKTLKTIVDFKKDDDSIKHALEELLSENLRLLYVSLTRSIFHCSIGIGNIKNNKKKYQKYLPYQSAIEFLINNKNNLNPKNFENSLYSLINSDIQIKIITKKKLIQYNPICPIKEKNTNTYYNELKIHKYNTLLITSYSIIKNNLNINNNIYKYKILNPKKKYIKKTPHTFPVGKKTGIILHNIFEKLNFTKRISYSFIKKELYNKEINSSWYNILIKWLTNILHHPLGKDNIILSKIKNENKKTELEFYLTIKNELCSIELNKIICQYDNISKKLPILNNNIQGILKGFIDLVFLWNKKYYLIDYKSNWLGNDYSKYTKKYIEKNIRLNRYDLQYQIYTLALHKYLCSRIKNYNYKEHFGSVLYLYIRGINNFKNNSNGVWEIKPSYKLIEKLDQLIS; encoded by the coding sequence ATGATAAAAAAAATAATACAAATTAAAGAATTTAATCCCTTTACAGATGATTTAAATCAAGAATATTTAATAGAAGCTTCAGCTGGAACTGGAAAAACTTTTACAATAATTATAATTTATCTGCGTTTTTTACTAGGTTTATATAAAAAAAATAGAATTAATATTCCATTATCAGTAGAAGAAATATTAGTAGTTACATTTACTGATGTTTCAACAAAAGATTTATGTAAAAGAATAAAAAATAGTATAATTATATTACGTACAGCATGTATAAAAGGTAATAGTCCGTATTCTATTATTAATAAATTTTTAAAAAAAATAAAAAATCTTCATGAAGCAAATTTAATTTTATTAAAAGCAGAATTAAATTTTCATAATGCAACTATTTTAACAATACATTCATTTTGTCAAAAAATTTTAAATCTTAAAAATTATGAAATTAATGGTTTTATTGATAACAAAAAATTAATTAATAATGAATTTTATTTACAAAATAATGCTTCTATAAATTTTTGGAGAAAATATTTATATCCTTTACCAAAAAATATTGCACAAATAGTATTACAATACTGGAAAACACCAAATGATTTAATAAATAAATTATTACCATTTTTATTAAAAGATAAATTACCTAAGTTAAAATATTATATTAATAATATAAGTTTAATAAAACAATTTTATAAAAATATACAATATATAAAAATTTTAAAAAAAGATTGGATTACATATAGTAATGATATAATTAATGTTATTATAAAATCCGATATTAATAAACATATTTATAATAATAGATCTATTAAACTTTGGATAGAATACATAAATAAATGGGTAAGTAATAATACTGAAGATAATTTTATTCCAGAACAATTAAAAAGATTTTCTCAAAATATTTTAATATCAAAAACTACAAATGGTAAAAGTTTTCCAAAACATATTTTATTTAAAAAAATAGAAATATTTTTAAATAAAATAATCAATTTAAAAATATTAATAATAATAAAAGCTATAAAATATATTAAATTTTTAGTTCAAAAAAATAAAGAAAAAAATGAACAAATTAGTTTTAATGATTTATTATCAATATTAAATAAATCATTAAATGATGATACAAGTAAAAATTTAGCACAAGATATAAGAAAATTATATCCTGTTGCATTAATAGATGAATTTCAAGATACGGATATACAACAATATGATATTTTTAAAAAAATATATATAAATCAATCTAATTGTACATTAATATTAATTGGTGATCCAAAACAAGCTATTTATTCTTTTAGAGGAGCTGATATTTTTACTTATATTAAAGCTTCACTTGAAATTAAAAATCGTTATACATTAAAGAATAATTGGAGATCATCTAAAACTATGGTTAATAGTGTTAATAAAATATTTTCTAATCGTACATATCCTTTTTTTTTTAAAAATATACTTTTTAATCCAGCATCATATGTAAAACAAAAATTAAATTATAATTTTATTATCAATAATATTATTCAACCAGGAATTACATTTTGGTTTTTACCTAAAGAAACAAATTTAAATTTATATAAACAAAAAATATCATATCAATGTGCTTATGAAATTTGTCAATGGCTTATATTAGGACAACAAAAAAAAATTTTTTTTAGAAAAAATGAAAATAACATTAATATTATTAATATATCAGATATAGCAGTATTAGTACGTAATAAATATGAAGCTAATATTATACAAAAGGAATTTATAAAATTTAATATTCCTTCTATTTATTTATCTAATTCTAATAGTGTTTTTGAAACTATAGAAGCAAAAGAATTAGTATTATTACTGCAATCTATTTTAGAACCTCATAAAGTAAAACGATTAAAAAATATTTTAGCAAGTAATTTATTTAATATAAATTTATCTAATTTTGATTATAAAAAAGAAAAATATTTTTTAGAAAAAATTATTAATCAATTTATTAAATATAAAAATTTATGGGATAAATATGGGATTTTATTAATGTTAGAAAATATTTTTTTAAAAAAAAATATTTTATTTAAAAAAAATATAATAAATAGTAATCATAAAAAAAAAATACAAAATATATTACATATAGCAGAATTAATAGAAATAGAATTTATAAAAATTAAAAGTAAAAAACAAATAATTATCTGGTTATTAAAACAAATTACATTTCCAAATAATAGATCAGTTGATCAACAAATAAGATTAGAAAATAATTCTAATCAAATAAAAATAATTACTATTCATAAAGCTAAAGGATTACAATTTCCATTAGTATGGATACCTTTTATTGCTTCTAATTTTTTAGATTTAATAAATGATGAGGGAATAATTTATCATGATAGAAAAACATTAAAAACAATTGTAGACTTTAAAAAAGATGATGATAGTATCAAACATGCATTAGAAGAATTATTATCAGAAAATTTACGATTATTATATGTATCTTTAACTAGATCAATTTTTCATTGTAGTATTGGTATAGGAAATATTAAAAATAATAAAAAAAAATATCAAAAATATCTACCATATCAAAGTGCTATAGAATTTTTAATAAATAATAAAAATAATTTAAATCCTAAAAATTTTGAAAATTCTTTATATTCTTTAATAAATTCAGATATTCAAATTAAAATTATAACTAAAAAAAAATTAATACAATATAATCCTATATGTCCTATAAAAGAAAAAAATACAAATACATATTATAATGAATTAAAAATTCATAAATATAATACTTTGTTAATTACAAGCTATTCTATAATAAAAAATAACTTAAATATAAATAATAATATTTATAAATATAAAATTTTAAATCCTAAAAAAAAATATATAAAAAAAACACCACATACTTTTCCTGTAGGAAAAAAAACGGGAATTATTTTACATAATATTTTTGAAAAATTAAATTTTACTAAAAGAATTTCATATTCTTTTATTAAAAAAGAATTATATAATAAAGAAATTAATTCTTCTTGGTATAATATATTAATAAAATGGTTAACAAATATATTACATCATCCATTGGGAAAAGATAATATTATTTTAAGTAAAATAAAAAATGAAAATAAAAAAACAGAACTAGAATTTTATTTAACTATAAAAAATGAATTATGTAGTATTGAATTAAATAAAATAATATGTCAATATGATAATATTTCTAAAAAATTACCAATATTAAATAATAACATTCAAGGAATATTAAAAGGTTTTATTGATTTAGTATTTTTATGGAATAAAAAATATTATTTAATAGATTATAAATCTAATTGGTTAGGAAATGATTATAGTAAATATACTAAAAAATACATAGAAAAAAATATACGTTTAAATAGATATGATTTACAATATCAAATATATACATTAGCTTTACATAAATATCTTTGTTCTCGTATTAAAAATTATAATTATAAAGAACATTTTGGAAGTGTTTTATATTTGTATATAAGAGGTATAAATAATTTTAAAAATAATTCTAATGGTGTTTGGGAAATAAAACCATCTTATAAATTAATTGAAAAATTAGATCAATTAATTTCTTAA
- a CDS encoding MutH/Sau3AI family endonuclease, translating into MNINKIFSNNINSEKILLLRASLITGHYLINIAKWLNYNIPINLNKDKGWIGKLIELYLLGNKQKNTFNQDIPQIGIEIKTIPIDEKGNTINDTFICSFPLINKKVFIWNKSKLYKKLSKILWIPIITKSKNTPLSMRVIGKPIIWKPSKKDYKKLYNDWIGLITLFISGNIENINYYNGTILVVKTKSKKNKLIKTINKDNNIILTKSRAFYLKKNFTKLFFIKYK; encoded by the coding sequence ATGAATATAAATAAAATTTTTTCTAATAATATTAATAGTGAAAAAATCTTATTACTAAGAGCATCATTAATAACAGGTCATTATCTAATAAATATTGCAAAATGGTTAAATTATAATATTCCAATAAATTTAAATAAAGATAAAGGATGGATAGGTAAATTAATTGAATTATATTTACTAGGTAATAAACAAAAAAATACATTTAATCAAGATATACCTCAAATAGGTATAGAAATTAAAACTATTCCTATTGATGAAAAAGGAAATACTATTAATGATACTTTTATATGTTCTTTTCCGTTAATAAATAAAAAAGTTTTTATTTGGAATAAAAGTAAATTATATAAGAAATTATCTAAAATTTTATGGATACCTATTATAACTAAAAGTAAAAATACTCCTCTTAGTATGCGAGTAATAGGTAAACCAATTATATGGAAACCTTCAAAAAAAGATTATAAAAAATTATATAATGATTGGATTGGATTAATAACATTATTTATTTCTGGTAATATTGAAAATATAAATTATTATAATGGTACTATTCTAGTAGTAAAAACAAAATCTAAAAAAAATAAATTAATAAAAACTATAAATAAAGATAATAATATTATTTTAACTAAGTCTAGAGCTTTTTATTTAAAAAAAAATTTTACAAAATTATTTTTTATAAAATATAAATAA
- the recD gene encoding exodeoxyribonuclease V subunit alpha, with amino-acid sequence MYYFLKKLYKNNFMRLIDLQFAYILTSKNEPYLMFIVAYLSYFTSKGNVCLPLLRFNIKSILKKKNIILSKKEIELINNITKQKKKLLYYSIIGNGDKVTPLVIQNNCLYLYRIWKAENIIIKNLINNYFILPKKNNIKKTLNLLFNQNDIWQKISVAIAFTHKISIITGSPGTGKTHIIAKLIIFFIKMYSIPLKIKIVASTGKAANRLTESINQYFIKNNFLISKEERKNIPYKATTIHHLLKINMYNKETLYNINNKLIVDLLIIDEASMIDLNLMSIILNILSTNSKLILLGDDNQLPPIEIGYIFKDLCNFKKFNFTKEYSKWLYDITNYLVEKKNNTQSFFLRNCISLLKHNYRYEHNSGISKLAILIKEGNVKKTKELLFNNKFNDVRYINIYNEKKYKLMIMKFVLEYKKYFNYLIKYSNIHDIFNYFNKYQILCAIKHGLFGTKEINAQLENEFLENNILNNTYKENNWYIGRPIIITQNNSFLNLYNGDIGITFLDKLDNELKIKFNLSNGKYHNVLINNLPKYDLAYAITVHKSQGSEFNNTSLVLPNKYSSILTRELIYTAITRSKSKISIYSSNNSILFKSIKSKIVRFSNLENRILQI; translated from the coding sequence ATGTATTATTTTTTAAAAAAATTATATAAAAATAATTTTATGCGTTTAATTGATTTACAATTTGCATATATACTTACATCTAAAAATGAACCATATTTAATGTTTATTGTTGCCTATCTTAGTTACTTTACTAGTAAAGGTAATGTTTGTTTACCTTTATTAAGATTTAATATAAAGAGTATATTAAAAAAAAAAAATATTATTTTATCAAAAAAAGAAATAGAATTAATTAATAATATTACAAAACAGAAAAAAAAACTATTATATTATTCAATTATTGGTAATGGTGATAAAGTTACTCCATTAGTTATACAAAATAATTGTCTTTATTTATATAGAATATGGAAAGCAGAAAATATAATTATTAAAAATTTAATAAATAATTATTTTATTTTACCAAAAAAAAATAATATAAAAAAAACATTAAATCTTTTATTTAATCAAAATGATATTTGGCAAAAAATATCAGTAGCTATTGCTTTTACTCATAAAATCAGTATAATTACAGGATCTCCTGGTACAGGTAAAACACATATTATAGCAAAATTAATAATATTTTTTATAAAAATGTATTCTATTCCCTTAAAAATTAAAATAGTTGCTAGTACAGGAAAAGCAGCTAATAGACTAACAGAATCAATTAATCAATATTTTATAAAAAATAATTTTTTAATTAGTAAAGAAGAAAGAAAAAATATTCCTTATAAAGCAACTACTATTCATCATTTATTAAAAATTAATATGTATAATAAAGAAACTTTATATAATATTAATAATAAACTAATTGTTGATCTATTAATTATAGATGAAGCATCTATGATTGATTTAAATTTAATGTCAATTATATTAAATATTTTATCTACTAATAGTAAACTAATTTTATTAGGTGATGATAATCAATTACCTCCAATAGAAATTGGTTATATTTTTAAGGATCTTTGTAATTTTAAAAAATTTAATTTTACTAAAGAATATTCAAAATGGTTATATGACATAACTAATTATCTTGTTGAAAAGAAAAATAATACTCAAAGTTTTTTTTTACGTAATTGTATTAGTTTATTAAAACATAATTATCGTTATGAACATAATTCAGGAATTAGTAAATTAGCCATATTAATAAAAGAAGGAAATGTAAAAAAAACTAAAGAATTATTATTTAATAATAAATTTAATGATGTTAGATATATTAATATTTATAATGAAAAAAAATATAAATTAATGATAATGAAATTTGTTTTAGAATATAAAAAATACTTTAATTATTTAATAAAATACAGTAATATTCATGATATTTTTAATTATTTTAATAAATATCAAATTTTATGTGCTATAAAACATGGATTATTTGGTACAAAAGAAATTAATGCTCAATTAGAAAATGAATTTTTAGAGAACAATATTTTAAATAATACTTACAAAGAAAATAATTGGTATATAGGTCGTCCTATTATTATTACACAAAATAATAGTTTTTTAAATTTATATAATGGTGATATAGGAATTACTTTTTTAGATAAATTAGATAATGAATTAAAAATTAAATTTAATTTATCTAATGGAAAATATCATAATGTTCTTATAAATAATTTACCTAAATATGATTTAGCATATGCAATTACAGTACATAAATCTCAAGGTTCAGAATTTAATAATACATCTTTAGTATTACCTAATAAATATTCATCAATATTAACTAGAGAATTAATTTATACTGCAATTACAAGATCTAAATCAAAAATATCAATTTATAGTAGTAATAATTCAATATTGTTTAAATCAATAAAATCAAAAATAGTACGATTTTCTAATTTAGAAAACCGTATTTTACAAATTTAA
- the lgt gene encoding prolipoprotein diacylglyceryl transferase: protein MNMKYLFFPKINPIAITIGKINIYWYSLMYIISFLFVINISKLKLYRNLYLQNKENENLFYLSFIGLLLGGRIGYILFYNLKYFLINPISLIKLREGGMSFHGGLIGAVLVIFIYSIFYKKKFLQLTDFITPLIPFGLGMGRIGNFINDELWGRVTINIPWAMLFPNSIESDLIYIQNHKNFINLFIQYGNLPRHPSQIYEFFLEGLILFIILNINFTKKKKLGYNTSMFLLFYGIFRIFVEFFREPDIQLGFFYNYITMGQILSFPMVIIGLIMLYYTIYKKFN, encoded by the coding sequence ATGAATATGAAATATTTATTTTTTCCAAAAATAAATCCTATTGCTATTACAATAGGAAAAATTAATATTTATTGGTATAGTTTAATGTATATAATTAGTTTTTTATTTGTAATTAATATATCAAAATTAAAATTATATCGTAATTTATATTTGCAAAATAAAGAAAATGAAAATTTATTTTATTTATCTTTTATAGGACTTTTATTAGGAGGAAGAATAGGATATATATTATTTTATAATTTAAAATATTTTTTAATTAATCCTATATCATTAATCAAATTAAGAGAAGGTGGTATGTCTTTCCATGGAGGATTGATTGGTGCAGTTTTAGTTATTTTTATATATTCTATTTTTTATAAAAAAAAATTTTTACAATTAACTGATTTTATTACTCCATTAATTCCTTTTGGATTAGGAATGGGAAGGATAGGTAATTTTATTAATGATGAATTATGGGGACGAGTTACTATTAATATTCCATGGGCGATGTTATTTCCTAATTCAATTGAATCAGATTTAATTTATATTCAAAATCATAAAAATTTTATAAATTTATTTATACAATATGGTAATTTACCTAGACATCCATCACAAATTTATGAATTTTTTTTAGAAGGATTAATATTATTTATAATTTTAAATATAAATTTTACTAAAAAAAAAAAATTAGGTTATAATACCAGTATGTTTTTATTATTTTATGGTATATTCCGTATTTTTGTAGAATTTTTTAGAGAACCTGATATACAATTAGGTTTTTTTTACAATTATATAACCATGGGACAAATATTATCTTTTCCTATGGTAATTATAGGGTTAATTATGTTATATTATACTATATATAAAAAATTTAATTAA
- a CDS encoding exodeoxyribonuclease V subunit gamma, which translates to MFTIYHSNDLDVLLNLIKYNILENPLNNPLQTEIIILPNLTFIPYLKIFFSKIIGIHANINYIKPETFIWNVFIKIIPKIKKENIFNKKIIIWQLMNIIPKLIILPEFKHFHKYLNNIKNINSLFELSIQIANLYDEYQKYRPEWLFLWENDQIISFIKNKDQIWQAKLWKQLIIYNKIILGKPLWYFSKLYNYYINNKNIIKNSILPERIFILNTQNIPLIYFQLLEQLTEYIEIHILINNPCMHYWDNIKLNKNYNFNNSLLFSWGNYGINNINKLIELQSRVIESFIMIKSKNLLKNIQKDVFLLREHSFPINKKKEINNIDDSIQINIFSDAKQEIEFLSINIIKLINSKNYYLHDIIVISPNLNSYLPFIYSIFNKKKIPFNIYLDINQCHIFDIPDAFLFLLNLSKIKCSPEEIFYLLNNNDISKKFFINDEDDLIYLRYWINDIGIKYGLDFSNFKNISLFKDQYTWKFGLYRMLYGYAIDNNSGNWNNIIPYNGTFGLSGELLGKFTYFLFILYKWKKKLNKKQTIKNWKINLKKLYSEFFYSNMYSNKYMIYFFKKIIMFIDNGLNSNYEQKISINIIIKEFQIQLEKKKKQFNYSLNKINFCNFEQLNGISFKASFVIGMNSKYYPKYYYPVIFNLIKKYPKKNDKNNLDKEKYFFLTLLMSSKEKLYLSYINNKNINYDKQYPSILITELLEYISHNYYIKKNKITNCIINKICHLHKVNSNFMIFKVNNYDFLNKKNININNISQLEIKKIFLKKFLNFWQNPLKGFFNQRLGIYLYDLNQIKFSEIEPFSLDYLTEYKINKKILYSLIFNTNTNLIYYQYLNKGILPYGNYGKILWNNKKKNICNLFTNYLKNYKYDNIIKYININISGIKLYGEINFISYIKGFIKYEPKIIDIKSIIVFWIEHLILCTINIRDGNKFISKIVGFKNTEYNFSYISPNTAIILLKKYLDGYIYGLNHMIMLPMKSSWEWLYYCFDKKNKCINYDIFVQKNAKKRFFYFWNLNSNFIGECNDLYFNRLNYFLNKNNWLKTIKLIEKWILPIMFYIK; encoded by the coding sequence ATGTTTACAATATATCATTCTAATGATTTAGATGTTTTATTAAATTTAATTAAATATAATATCTTAGAAAATCCATTAAATAATCCATTACAAACAGAAATTATAATTTTACCTAATCTAACATTTATTCCTTATTTAAAAATTTTTTTTTCTAAAATTATTGGAATACATGCTAATATTAATTATATTAAACCAGAAACATTTATTTGGAATGTATTTATAAAAATAATTCCAAAAATTAAAAAAGAAAATATTTTTAATAAAAAAATTATTATTTGGCAATTAATGAATATTATTCCAAAATTAATTATTTTACCGGAATTTAAACATTTTCATAAATATTTAAATAATATCAAAAATATTAATTCTTTATTTGAATTATCAATTCAAATTGCTAATTTATATGATGAATATCAAAAATATCGTCCAGAATGGTTATTTTTATGGGAAAATGATCAAATTATATCTTTCATAAAAAATAAAGATCAAATTTGGCAAGCTAAATTATGGAAACAATTAATTATATATAATAAAATAATATTAGGTAAACCATTATGGTATTTTAGTAAATTATACAATTACTATATTAATAATAAAAATATAATTAAAAATTCTATTTTACCAGAAAGAATATTTATTTTAAATACACAAAATATTCCTTTAATATATTTCCAATTATTAGAACAATTAACAGAGTATATAGAAATTCATATTTTAATAAATAATCCTTGTATGCATTATTGGGATAACATTAAACTAAATAAAAATTATAATTTTAATAATTCATTATTATTTTCTTGGGGAAATTATGGAATAAATAATATAAATAAATTAATAGAGTTACAATCTAGAGTTATAGAATCATTTATAATGATTAAATCTAAAAATTTATTAAAAAATATACAAAAAGATGTTTTTTTATTAAGAGAACATTCTTTTCCAATAAATAAGAAAAAAGAAATTAATAATATAGATGATTCTATACAAATAAATATTTTTTCAGATGCTAAACAAGAAATAGAATTTTTATCTATTAATATTATAAAATTAATAAATAGTAAAAATTATTATTTACATGATATCATTGTTATTTCTCCTAACTTAAATAGTTATTTACCTTTTATTTATTCTATTTTTAATAAAAAAAAAATACCTTTTAATATTTATTTAGATATTAACCAATGTCATATATTTGATATACCTGATGCATTTTTATTTTTATTAAATTTATCAAAAATAAAATGTAGTCCAGAAGAAATATTTTATTTATTAAATAATAATGATATCTCAAAAAAATTTTTTATTAATGATGAAGATGATTTAATATATTTACGCTATTGGATTAATGATATTGGTATCAAATATGGATTAGATTTTAGTAATTTTAAGAATATTTCTTTATTTAAAGATCAATATACTTGGAAATTTGGATTATATCGTATGTTATATGGTTATGCTATAGATAATAATTCAGGAAATTGGAATAATATTATTCCATACAATGGTACATTTGGTTTATCAGGAGAATTATTAGGAAAATTTACTTATTTTTTATTTATATTATATAAATGGAAAAAAAAATTAAATAAAAAACAAACAATAAAAAATTGGAAAATAAATTTAAAAAAATTATATTCAGAATTTTTTTATTCAAATATGTATTCAAATAAATATATGATATACTTTTTTAAAAAAATTATAATGTTTATTGATAATGGTTTAAATTCAAATTATGAACAAAAAATATCAATTAATATTATTATAAAAGAATTTCAAATTCAATTAGAAAAGAAAAAAAAACAATTTAATTATTCTTTAAATAAAATTAATTTTTGTAATTTTGAACAATTAAATGGAATATCTTTTAAAGCTAGTTTTGTAATAGGTATGAATAGTAAATATTATCCCAAATATTACTATCCAGTAATTTTTAATTTAATAAAAAAATATCCTAAAAAAAATGATAAAAATAATTTAGATAAAGAAAAATATTTTTTTCTTACATTATTAATGTCTTCTAAAGAAAAATTGTATTTAAGTTATATTAATAATAAAAATATAAATTATGATAAACAATATCCTTCTATTTTAATTACTGAATTATTAGAATATATCTCTCATAATTATTATATAAAAAAAAATAAAATAACTAATTGTATTATTAATAAAATATGTCATTTACATAAAGTAAATAGTAATTTTATGATATTCAAAGTCAATAATTATGATTTTTTAAATAAAAAAAATATTAATATTAATAATATATCACAATTAGAAATAAAAAAAATTTTTCTCAAAAAATTTTTAAATTTCTGGCAAAATCCTCTAAAAGGTTTTTTTAATCAAAGATTAGGAATATATTTATATGATTTAAATCAAATAAAATTTTCAGAAATAGAACCTTTTTCACTTGATTATTTAACAGAATATAAAATTAATAAAAAAATATTATATTCATTAATTTTTAATACAAATACTAATCTAATTTATTATCAATATTTAAATAAAGGAATTTTACCTTATGGTAATTATGGGAAAATATTATGGAATAATAAAAAAAAAAATATATGTAATTTATTTACTAATTATTTAAAAAATTATAAATATGATAATATTATTAAATACATTAATATAAATATATCTGGAATAAAATTATATGGAGAAATAAATTTTATAAGTTATATTAAAGGTTTTATAAAATATGAACCTAAAATTATAGATATAAAATCTATTATAGTTTTTTGGATAGAACATTTAATTTTATGTACAATAAATATTAGAGATGGAAATAAATTTATTTCAAAAATTGTAGGATTCAAAAATACTGAATATAATTTTTCTTATATTAGTCCTAATACAGCAATAATTTTATTAAAAAAATATCTTGATGGATATATATATGGATTAAATCATATGATTATGTTGCCCATGAAGAGTTCTTGGGAATGGTTATATTATTGTTTTGATAAAAAAAATAAGTGTATTAATTATGATATTTTTGTACAAAAAAATGCAAAAAAGAGATTTTTTTATTTTTGGAATTTAAATAGTAATTTTATAGGAGAATGTAATGATTTATATTTTAATAGATTAAATTATTTTTTAAATAAAAACAATTGGTTAAAAACTATAAAATTAATAGAAAAATGGATTTTACCTATAATGTTTTATATAAAATAA
- the rplS gene encoding 50S ribosomal protein L19, whose amino-acid sequence MMNIINSIEKEQIKKSTISLLFRPGDTLEIKVWVVEGSKKRLQSFEGIVIAIRKRGLNTSFTVRKISNNIGIERVFQIYSKIINSITIKKHGYVKKAKLYYLRKLTGKSARIKERLM is encoded by the coding sequence ATAATGAATATTATTAATTCTATAGAAAAAGAACAAATAAAGAAAAGTACAATTTCTCTTTTATTTAGACCAGGAGATACATTAGAAATAAAAGTATGGGTTGTTGAAGGTTCTAAAAAAAGATTACAATCTTTTGAAGGAATTGTAATTGCTATACGTAAAAGAGGTTTAAATACTTCATTTACTGTAAGAAAAATATCTAATAATATTGGTATTGAACGTGTATTTCAAATATATTCAAAAATAATTAATTCTATAACTATAAAAAAACATGGATATGTTAAAAAAGCAAAATTATATTATTTACGTAAATTAACAGGAAAATCAGCTCGTATTAAAGAACGTTTAATGTAA